From Gottschalkiaceae bacterium SANA:
ATCGCAAAATTGAAGCCTTAAGCCGGGATCGGGAGCGGGCACGTCTTGCACGAGAACTCCACGATTCCATCGGACATTCTTTAACCGCGTTGATCATGCAGCTTGAGATCGTCAAGCGATCAGAAGATACGCTTTCAGATTCTGGGAAACAGGGCTTGGAAGAGGCGGCTGATAGCGCGAGGCAAACGCTGACAGAGGTGCGAAGCGTTGTAGATGCACTTCAGGAAGACGAAGTCGAGAATAGCTTTCAAGAGATGTTGAAGAAATTGTTGCGAACCTATACCGAGAAGACTCGGATTCGGGTGCAAGTGGACGGAATGGATTGCTTGCCAGCCTTTCTTTCGCGAGAGGCTTTGGATTTGTATAGAATTATTCAAGAGTTTTTGACAAATACAGGACGCCATGGTCAAGCCACGGAGATTCACATACACTGGGCGATGAATTCAGAGTTTTTGATCCTCACAATTACAGATAATGGCGTGGGGGCAGAATCCATTGTTTGTGGGAATGGCTTGACAGGGATGAGGGAGCGTGTGGGAAGACTGGGCGGGGAGATTGATTTTTCGGGAGAAAATGGATTTCGAACGAGAATTCAGATTCCTAAATGATTCATTTTTCGACAAAGAGTTACCCCCTCGGAAAATCCAAGGGGGCGGAGGAGTATTGGACATTAATCAGCTTAATATAGGGGGAAAGCTAATTAGAAGAAATTTCTCTTCAATATTTTCATACCCATTATTTAAAAAACTATCAGATAATTCACAAAAAAATAGCGACTAGGTTTTATTGAAAGGATGGGAAAATGGGACAAGGAATTTATCACTATTTCGGATATGATCTTTCCTTTGAGGAGCGAACTGAAGAAATTAGCAAGGCGGGATTTGAGTCGACCATGCTTTGGTGGGGAGATGAAGACTTTATCCCCTTGTCCAAAGCGGAGCAGGTTGAATGTGTCCGTCGGGCTGGACTAAAGGTAGAGAATGTTCATGCACCCTACGCCCATATTTGGAAGCTTTGGGCCAAGGACCTGCAAATTGCTGCTGAAGCGCAGCAAGAGTATTGCCGCTATATCGATGAATGCAAGGCTTATCAAATACCTATGATGGTTGTTCATGGGATGTCTCAGGAGCCCATCGAGGATGAGCAACAGGGATTTGAAAGTTTTAGCCTATTATTAGCGCATGCAAAGGCGGCTGGAGTAACATTGGCCGTGGAAAACACCATTGAGGATTCACGGTTTGATCATCTCTTGGAACAATTGATTCCCGAGGGAATGAAGTGGTGCTATGACTCCTCTCACGATTGGATATATAGCGAGTCTCCAACACGATTGTTAAGTACGTATGGAAAGGCACTTGCATGCTTGCATCTTTCGGACAATGATGGCCAATTTGACCGGCATTGGCTTCCGGGAAAGGGACTGGTTTCTTTTGAACAGATTCAAGAACTCTTAAAAAATCAAGGCTTTGACGGACAGTGGTCACTGGAGGTCTTTCCTCAGGAGGTGATAGGCTCGGCGAATGCTTTTTTGTCCGAAGCAAGGGAACGATTAACATGGGTCATGGAAGGAGCGAGGCATGAAGCTAAGGTATAGAAAAGCGGATCCCTTGGATGATGAGGATCTTCGGATACTGATGAAGGGAATGAATGATCCCGAGATTCAGCATCTAGTGACGCCGAATTTTGAAGAAGGTCCCTTGTCGATCGTGAATCTGGTCGACTATCGAACCAGCATTTTAGCCTCTCATATCGTCAACCATCAATTCATTATTTTCGATGGAGACAGACCCATAGGAGACCTTTCGTTAATGGAAGATCCAGAGCATCTGTTTCTGCGGATTCCACATAGCGGATGGCTAGGGATTTGTATTTCGGATGGTGCATATCGAGGCAAGGGGATTGGTAGACAGGCCATGCAATTTATAGAGAATTTTGCCTGGGACTTGGGCATGGTTCGGGTCGAACTTGGTGTGTTCTCATACAACGAGCGAGCGGCGAACCTTTATCTGAAGATGGGCTATCATGAAATTGCACGGATTCCAAACTTTGTCTGGTATCAAGAACGATGGTGGGCGGATATTCGAATGGAGAAAATAAACCCCTCGCAGAGCTAACTCGCGAGGGAATTTTTATGTGGATTCTATCATGGGAAAGATCTCGAGGCTCTGTGAAAGAATCCCATTCAGTGCTGCCAAAAGAATACCGTAGTTGGTGATGGGCAGTTCTAGGGCACGACATTGATTCAAACGCGACCGCATGGTCTTTTCGTTAAGCATGCAGGAACCACAATGAATGACGAAGTCATAGTCTGCCAAGTCTTCGGGGAAATCGTGGCCCATGGTAAAGGTGAATTGCAAATCTTTACCGGTCTTTTTTTGGAGGAGCTTGGGGATTTTGACCCGTCCGATATCCTCATGGGAATGATTGTGCGTGCAGCTCTCTGCGATCAATATTCGACTATGTTCATTTAATTGATCAAGGAATTTGATTCCCTCTACAAAGAGGGAAAGATCTCCCTTGTGTCGTGCAAAGAGGGTGGAAAACCCTGTTAATGGAATTTGATCGGAGAGGGTTTCTGAAACAAAATGGAAGGCCTGTGAATCTGTCACGGCGAGATCAATCTTCGGGTGGTCTCGAAGGGTTTGTTTTAATTCCGTATCGCGACAGACCAGGCATCGAATGCCATGATCCAGACAGTCGCGGATGACTTGCACTTGCGGCAAGATCAACCGTCCCTTGGGGGCTTCCGAATCGACCGGAACAATTAAGAGAACCGTACTGCTAGCCGGCAGGAGATCACCGAGGATTGGTTTTTCTTTTTGTTCTGTTTGGAGTTTTTTTATCAGTGCAGTTTTTAACTCCAGAATACCAACTTCTTCTTCAGTCGAAACGAGCTGAGCGGAAGGGTATTGTTCCAAAAGAGATTGTCGTTGATTCTCTTTGAGTAGGTCAATCTTGTTGATTACCAAAAGATGGGGGATTTGATACTGCTGAAATCGCTTTTGTACCTCCTCGAATGCTTGCCAATCCGGATCGGTTGCATCGGTCACATAGAGGGCAAAGTCAGTCTTTTGCAGGATTTTCAGGGAGCGTTTCACACGTAGATCCCCTAAAAGACCTTCATCATCAATGCCTGCCGTATCGATAAAGACAACTGGACCATGGGGAAGCAGTTCCATGGTTTTTTCTACAGGGTCCGTGGTTGTGCCCAAGACTGCTGAGACCAGAGAAATTTTTTGACCAATTATGGCATTCATCAGGGAAGATTTTCCTGAATTTCTTTTCCCGAAAATTGCGATATGGTCGCGATTCGCTTTGGGTGTCTGTTGCATGAGTACCTCCTATAGATAGAGATCACGTTCGCCGTTTTGGATTCGTTTGATATTTTCTTGGGTCAGGGCGCGAACTTTTAGATTTTCAATGTTTTGAATTTCTTTATCGATCAAGGCAAAGCCTTTTTCTCGGATTTCGTCATCCCCGTAATCCAATAGATATTCCGTCAGGGTCATGAGGGCGTTCGGGGTACAGATATTACCGATTTGTCCCGATTTGGCCAAGCGCATAAATCGGTCCCCGGTTCTACCGGAACGATAACATGCTGTGCAGTATGAGGGAATTACATCGTCGTCAATCAGGGATTTCAGGACTGCCAGAGGGGTGCGGTGATCGGCTGTTTCAAATTGCACAAGTTCTACGCCTTGTTCTTTTAGGGTGTATCCGCCGACATCGGTACAAGATCCTGCGCTGACTTGGCTGATGCCGTGTTGAATCAGTTTTTTTCGCATAGCTTCTGTTTCCCGGGTGGAAAGAATTAATCCTGTGAAAGGAAGGGCCAGCCGGAGAATTGCGACAAGTTTCATAAAGGTGAAGTCGTCAATAATATGGGGATATTCATCTAGACTCATTCCTTCTGCTTTTTTTAATCGTGGAACGGAGATGGTATGGAATCCAACCCCGTGGGCTTTTTCCAGATGGGCATTATGCATCATCATGGCGAGTACCTCGAATTTCCATGGTCCTAAGCCAAAAAGAACCCCGCCGCCTACATCGTCAATGCCCGCTTCCATGGCGCGATCGAATGCTGTCAGATGGTAGGTATAATCGCCTTTCAGGGAATGAGGATGCGTCTTTTCATAGCTCGCTTGGTGGTAGGTCTCTTGAAAGAGAATATAGGTACCGATCTCTGCATCTTTTAGGCGTCGATAATTTTCAACCGTTGTTGCCGCAATGTTCACATTGATTCGGCGAATGGCATCCTTCTCCGTTTTTGTGGTGTATACGGCGTCGATGGCGTCGAGGATATAATCGATGGTGCAATTGACGGGATCCTCGCCCGCTTCCAGGGCAATGCGCTTGTGGCCGCTCTTCTCCATAATTTGGGTCTCACTCTGGATCTCTTCCCGCGATAATTTTCGGCGTGGGAAGTCGTTGTCGCGTTTGTAGCCGCAATAGGTACAGGAGTTGACGCAATAATTGCTGACGTAGAGGGGAGCGAAGATCACGAGTCGATTGCCATAGATTTCTTCCTTGATGGAACGGGCAATTTGAAAGAGCTGCTGGAGTTCTGAATCCTTGGTGATATTTAATAAGATGGCAATGTCTTTTGGGGATAAAGCCTCTTTGTTTTTTGCTTTGGTTAAAACATTTTGAATGGCCTCTTTGTTGGC
This genomic window contains:
- the hydG gene encoding [FeFe] hydrogenase H-cluster radical SAM maturase HydG, whose product is MIINHESIQNLLEQTEHANKEAIQNVLTKAKNKEALSPKDIAILLNITKDSELQQLFQIARSIKEEIYGNRLVIFAPLYVSNYCVNSCTYCGYKRDNDFPRRKLSREEIQSETQIMEKSGHKRIALEAGEDPVNCTIDYILDAIDAVYTTKTEKDAIRRINVNIAATTVENYRRLKDAEIGTYILFQETYHQASYEKTHPHSLKGDYTYHLTAFDRAMEAGIDDVGGGVLFGLGPWKFEVLAMMMHNAHLEKAHGVGFHTISVPRLKKAEGMSLDEYPHIIDDFTFMKLVAILRLALPFTGLILSTRETEAMRKKLIQHGISQVSAGSCTDVGGYTLKEQGVELVQFETADHRTPLAVLKSLIDDDVIPSYCTACYRSGRTGDRFMRLAKSGQIGNICTPNALMTLTEYLLDYGDDEIREKGFALIDKEIQNIENLKVRALTQENIKRIQNGERDLYL
- a CDS encoding sugar phosphate isomerase/epimerase — protein: MGQGIYHYFGYDLSFEERTEEISKAGFESTMLWWGDEDFIPLSKAEQVECVRRAGLKVENVHAPYAHIWKLWAKDLQIAAEAQQEYCRYIDECKAYQIPMMVVHGMSQEPIEDEQQGFESFSLLLAHAKAAGVTLAVENTIEDSRFDHLLEQLIPEGMKWCYDSSHDWIYSESPTRLLSTYGKALACLHLSDNDGQFDRHWLPGKGLVSFEQIQELLKNQGFDGQWSLEVFPQEVIGSANAFLSEARERLTWVMEGARHEAKV
- the hydF gene encoding [FeFe] hydrogenase H-cluster maturation GTPase HydF, whose translation is MQQTPKANRDHIAIFGKRNSGKSSLMNAIIGQKISLVSAVLGTTTDPVEKTMELLPHGPVVFIDTAGIDDEGLLGDLRVKRSLKILQKTDFALYVTDATDPDWQAFEEVQKRFQQYQIPHLLVINKIDLLKENQRQSLLEQYPSAQLVSTEEEVGILELKTALIKKLQTEQKEKPILGDLLPASSTVLLIVPVDSEAPKGRLILPQVQVIRDCLDHGIRCLVCRDTELKQTLRDHPKIDLAVTDSQAFHFVSETLSDQIPLTGFSTLFARHKGDLSLFVEGIKFLDQLNEHSRILIAESCTHNHSHEDIGRVKIPKLLQKKTGKDLQFTFTMGHDFPEDLADYDFVIHCGSCMLNEKTMRSRLNQCRALELPITNYGILLAALNGILSQSLEIFPMIEST
- a CDS encoding sensor histidine kinase encodes the protein MGIIRSRLRRPWVLAGSYLADGFLLILLEFYSRFAINLAIQGIYILLIVDAYRYLDKKKFLGVGIGISFVGMAKFIQQIALEANFLILSQTIFFGMIHGLVLTTLWFSRSYREEKEKIEQANRKIEALSRDRERARLARELHDSIGHSLTALIMQLEIVKRSEDTLSDSGKQGLEEAADSARQTLTEVRSVVDALQEDEVENSFQEMLKKLLRTYTEKTRIRVQVDGMDCLPAFLSREALDLYRIIQEFLTNTGRHGQATEIHIHWAMNSEFLILTITDNGVGAESIVCGNGLTGMRERVGRLGGEIDFSGENGFRTRIQIPK